One Methanoculleus sp. 7T genomic window carries:
- a CDS encoding DUF2117 domain-containing protein has product MKSPTADAAMVVHGPEAFDAGDVERLIGLLQPRQVLVAGVMARTAAEESGLPVACTDERPSVVLNDLSGRAFLVNRGKTPESGRIFGDIVAGRLGGGRGLVHVECSDRTVYCWNHSDEILAQEIARLTGFALAHGTSTVARKDGVREIRGCIPGEAVFVDGTVIGTATAETVVLSCRDGTLGAVSGLEAKPHGFEKLLRAGLADLNTAWCKSGTVRTATPRQGERTSRAGRVAVVDHCGHTLYREIGEGVCGVLAVGDDTTAVCGHICSHAGIPVFGVVDGDADGIVEPGFAPGSVVVEVVRGRDDDLGQELAATRDLKTPCWDEWVEETLRSLEGRVRVVVDRRGG; this is encoded by the coding sequence ATGAAATCCCCGACTGCGGATGCCGCCATGGTGGTGCACGGCCCCGAGGCCTTCGATGCCGGCGACGTCGAACGGCTGATCGGCCTCCTGCAGCCCAGGCAGGTGCTCGTCGCCGGGGTGATGGCCCGGACCGCAGCCGAAGAGTCGGGGCTCCCGGTGGCCTGCACGGACGAGCGGCCGAGCGTTGTGCTCAACGACCTCTCCGGGCGGGCCTTTCTGGTCAACCGGGGGAAGACGCCCGAATCGGGCCGGATATTCGGGGATATCGTCGCCGGACGTCTGGGAGGCGGGCGGGGACTCGTCCATGTAGAGTGTTCGGACCGTACCGTCTACTGCTGGAACCACAGCGACGAAATCCTTGCGCAGGAGATCGCACGGCTGACCGGGTTTGCCCTTGCTCACGGGACGAGCACCGTCGCCCGCAAGGACGGGGTGCGGGAGATCCGCGGGTGCATCCCGGGAGAGGCGGTCTTCGTCGATGGGACCGTGATCGGGACCGCTACAGCGGAGACGGTCGTCCTCTCCTGCCGGGACGGGACCCTCGGGGCCGTCTCCGGGCTCGAGGCGAAACCCCACGGGTTCGAAAAACTCCTCCGGGCGGGCCTCGCGGACCTCAACACGGCGTGGTGCAAGAGCGGGACGGTGCGGACGGCTACTCCCCGGCAGGGAGAACGCACCTCCCGTGCGGGCAGGGTCGCGGTCGTCGACCACTGCGGCCACACCCTCTACCGTGAGATCGGGGAAGGAGTCTGCGGGGTCCTCGCCGTCGGCGACGACACCACCGCCGTCTGCGGCCACATCTGCTCCCATGCCGGCATCCCCGTCTTCGGGGTGGTCGACGGGGACGCCGACGGCATCGTGGAGCCGGGGTTTGCGCCCGGGTCGGTGGTGGTCGAGGTCGTCCGCGGGCGGGACGACGACCTCGGACAGGAACTTGCGGCCACCCGGGACCTCAAGACGCCCTGCTGGGACGAATGGGTGGAAGAGACGCTCCGCTCCCTTGAGGGAAGGGTGCGGGTCGTCGTCGACCGCCGCGGAGGATGA
- a CDS encoding TIGR00266 family protein → MHYEITGDNLQMVTLRLAEGESAYAEAGAMVNMSGNIRMTTNMKGGLLGGLKRMMTGESLFMTEFTPNGGEGFVSFAGNVPGKIFTLNLAGGEFIAQKDAFLCSEQGINLDIAFTKKLRSGAFGGEGFILQRLSGSGTAFLHCCGDIMEMTLAPGEVVKVETGLVVGFESTVDYSIALAGGVKTVFFGGEGLFLTTLTGPGRVVLQSMDVAKLASALTPYLPTQNSSGR, encoded by the coding sequence ATGCACTACGAGATCACCGGAGACAACCTGCAGATGGTGACCCTCCGCCTGGCAGAAGGAGAGAGCGCCTACGCCGAGGCCGGCGCCATGGTCAACATGAGCGGGAACATACGGATGACGACCAACATGAAGGGCGGGCTCTTAGGGGGGCTCAAACGGATGATGACCGGGGAGAGCCTCTTCATGACCGAGTTCACCCCGAACGGCGGGGAAGGGTTCGTCTCCTTCGCCGGGAACGTCCCGGGGAAGATCTTCACGCTCAACCTTGCAGGGGGCGAGTTCATCGCCCAGAAGGATGCGTTCCTCTGCTCGGAGCAGGGCATCAACCTCGATATCGCGTTCACGAAGAAACTCCGGTCGGGGGCCTTCGGCGGGGAAGGATTCATCCTGCAGCGGCTCTCCGGCAGCGGGACGGCGTTCCTCCACTGCTGCGGCGATATCATGGAGATGACGCTTGCGCCCGGCGAGGTGGTCAAGGTGGAGACCGGTCTCGTGGTCGGGTTCGAGAGCACCGTCGATTACAGCATCGCGCTCGCCGGCGGTGTGAAGACCGTCTTCTTCGGCGGCGAGGGGCTCTTCCTGACCACGCTGACCGGTCCGGGGCGGGTCGTCCTGCAGTCCATGGATGTCGCAAAACTCGCGAGCGCCCTGACGCCCTACCTCCCCACCCAGAACTCATCGGGACGGTAA
- a CDS encoding HNH endonuclease, which produces MTMERGILSDVRPGDVTIPGAYITDEVMQAVLDRQCHRCAGCNAPLAAGSTHFDLRQPVICGGAHTVGNFEALCPFCHRNLMRRIRERLAGMNDHRDK; this is translated from the coding sequence ATGACCATGGAGCGCGGGATACTGTCGGATGTGCGGCCGGGTGACGTGACCATCCCCGGGGCGTACATCACGGACGAGGTCATGCAGGCCGTCCTTGACCGGCAGTGCCACCGATGTGCCGGGTGCAACGCCCCGCTGGCCGCCGGTTCCACGCACTTCGACCTTCGGCAACCGGTGATCTGCGGCGGCGCCCACACCGTCGGGAACTTCGAAGCCCTCTGTCCTTTCTGCCACCGGAACCTGATGCGCCGGATCCGGGAGCGCCTCGCCGGTATGAACGACCATAGAGATAAGTAG
- a CDS encoding YgiQ family radical SAM protein produces MTVQPPFLPMTMEEAERLGIDRFDIILITGDAYVDHPSFGTALIGRVLWDAGFSVGVIAQPDWRSDADFRRLGTPGLFFSVSAGNVDSLVNAFTPNLKRRSSDVYSPGGRLLRPDRATLVYTDKVHALFPGTPVVIGGIEASLRRFAHYDYWSDSVRQSILADAPADLLVFGMGEHQVVAIARRLAAGEAAGSLTDIPGTAYRVDLKTWRATDHTGYVVLPSYGEVRDDRYAYARAFAEHYREQDPMRGRRVAQPHPKTVVVQNPPAMPLSGEELDRVYELPYARAAHPSYTEPVPALEPVRFSVVSHRGCFGSCSFCALTHHQGRIIQSRSIDSIVREVERMAAMPEFTGVVQDVGGPTANMYGIHCGRWDDAGTCPDRRCIDCPALDRSHKEQLRLLRRLREIPGVKRVFIASGIRYDLIGPEDRDYLAEVCEHHISGHLKVAPEHVSARVSASMGKPSREVFEAFRERFEALQAGKSKRQYLVPYFMSGHPGCRIEDMVELAEYVRDTGLYTEQVQDFTPTPMSISTTIYHTGLDPFTLKEVYVPRDREKRVQRALMHYRDPKNYGLVCEGLRAAGREDLIGNAWNCLAPARRKKGARRP; encoded by the coding sequence ATGACCGTCCAGCCGCCGTTCCTCCCCATGACGATGGAGGAAGCGGAGCGCCTCGGTATCGACCGGTTCGACATCATCCTGATCACCGGCGACGCCTACGTCGACCACCCCTCTTTCGGGACCGCGCTGATCGGCAGGGTGCTCTGGGATGCCGGGTTCTCGGTCGGCGTCATCGCCCAGCCCGACTGGCGGAGCGACGCCGACTTCCGGCGTCTCGGCACGCCCGGGCTCTTCTTCTCGGTCTCGGCCGGGAACGTCGATTCACTGGTGAACGCCTTTACCCCGAACCTGAAGCGCCGGAGTTCGGATGTCTACTCGCCCGGGGGACGGCTTCTCCGGCCCGACCGGGCGACCCTCGTCTACACCGACAAGGTCCACGCCCTCTTCCCGGGAACGCCGGTCGTCATCGGCGGGATCGAGGCGAGCCTCCGGCGCTTCGCCCACTACGACTACTGGTCGGACTCGGTCCGGCAGTCCATCCTCGCCGACGCTCCGGCCGACCTCCTCGTCTTCGGCATGGGCGAGCACCAGGTGGTCGCGATCGCACGCCGCCTCGCCGCCGGTGAGGCGGCCGGCTCCCTCACCGACATCCCCGGCACCGCCTACCGGGTCGACCTGAAGACCTGGCGGGCTACGGACCACACCGGCTACGTGGTGCTCCCTAGCTACGGAGAGGTGAGAGATGACCGCTACGCCTACGCCCGGGCATTCGCAGAGCACTACCGGGAGCAGGACCCCATGCGGGGCCGCAGGGTGGCGCAACCGCACCCAAAGACCGTCGTCGTCCAGAACCCGCCGGCGATGCCGCTTTCCGGAGAAGAACTCGACCGGGTCTACGAACTTCCCTACGCGAGGGCGGCGCACCCCTCCTACACCGAGCCGGTCCCGGCCCTCGAACCGGTCAGGTTCTCGGTCGTCAGCCACCGGGGGTGTTTCGGCTCCTGCTCGTTCTGCGCCCTCACCCACCATCAGGGGAGGATCATCCAGAGCCGGAGCATCGATTCCATCGTTCGGGAGGTGGAACGGATGGCCGCGATGCCGGAGTTTACGGGCGTGGTCCAGGACGTCGGCGGGCCGACCGCGAACATGTACGGGATCCACTGCGGCCGGTGGGACGACGCCGGCACCTGCCCCGACCGCCGGTGCATCGACTGCCCCGCGCTCGACCGGAGCCACAAGGAACAACTCCGCCTGCTCAGACGCCTGCGGGAGATTCCGGGGGTGAAACGGGTCTTCATAGCGTCGGGGATCAGGTATGACTTAATCGGTCCGGAGGACCGAGACTACCTCGCCGAGGTCTGCGAGCACCACATCTCCGGGCACCTCAAGGTCGCTCCCGAGCACGTCTCGGCGCGGGTCTCTGCCAGCATGGGAAAACCGTCTCGCGAGGTCTTTGAAGCCTTCAGGGAGCGGTTCGAGGCTCTCCAAGCAGGAAAATCGAAGCGGCAGTATCTCGTCCCCTACTTCATGTCCGGCCACCCGGGGTGCCGGATCGAGGATATGGTCGAACTCGCCGAGTACGTTCGGGACACCGGTCTCTACACCGAGCAGGTGCAGGACTTCACGCCGACGCCGATGAGCATCTCGACGACCATCTATCACACCGGCCTCGACCCCTTCACCCTCAAGGAGGTCTATGTCCCGAGAGACCGGGAAAAAAGGGTCCAGCGGGCGCTCATGCACTACCGGGACCCAAAGAACTACGGGCTCGTCTGCGAGGGGCTCCGCGCGGCCGGACGAGAAGATCTCATCGGGAACGCATGGAACTGTCTTGCCCCGGCGCGACGGAAGAAGGGAGCCCGGAGGCCGTAA
- a CDS encoding PPC domain-containing DNA-binding protein, with protein sequence MQYSEGQVGRVFTVRIDDGEDFIKEIRRFVTAMNIRSGMIHFLGAVRSAKIVTGPKEPVIPPVPRREEALGGWEVFGFATIYPGEEGPSIHIHTAAGRGIRSLAGCLREKAEVYVVVEAVVTEFVGIVAKRTLDEKTGVDLPVFDKVLP encoded by the coding sequence ATGCAATACTCGGAAGGACAGGTCGGCAGGGTTTTTACGGTCAGGATTGACGACGGAGAGGATTTTATCAAGGAGATCCGGCGCTTCGTGACGGCGATGAACATCAGAAGCGGCATGATCCACTTCCTCGGCGCCGTACGGTCGGCAAAGATCGTGACGGGGCCGAAGGAGCCGGTCATTCCTCCGGTCCCAAGGCGTGAAGAGGCCCTCGGGGGATGGGAGGTCTTCGGATTCGCCACCATCTACCCGGGAGAAGAGGGGCCGTCCATCCATATCCATACGGCGGCGGGGAGAGGAATCCGGTCGCTCGCCGGGTGCCTCCGGGAGAAGGCGGAGGTTTACGTCGTCGTCGAGGCGGTCGTCACCGAGTTCGTCGGCATCGTAGCGAAGCGGACCCTGGATGAAAAGACCGGGGTCGACCTGCCGGTCTTCGACAAGGTCTTGCCATGA